Genomic DNA from Desulfurivibrio alkaliphilus AHT 2:
CAATCCGCAGAAAGTGGCCTTTTTGCGCCAGCTTCCCCAGGAGATCAAGGAGCAGATCACCGGCGAGGAGGCCCAGGCCTTTATTTTTGATCAGGAAGTGCCGGATTCCATGCTGGATAAACTGAAAGATTATCTGGTGGATGACGAATCTCAGTGATGAGAGGCGGCTTAATCAAGGGAGAGTTATGATGGCTGAAAAACAGATCCTGTTTGCCTTTCGCGGTGATCCCCTCTGTTTTGTCCACGTGCTGTTAAACGCCCTGGACCTGCATGAGCAGGAGCTTGGAGGGTGGATTGTCATTGAGGGGGAGGCGGTTAAGCTGGTGGGGCAGATCAGCCGGCCGGAGCATTTTCTCAACGCCTTTTACCGCCAGGTACGGGAAAAGGGGTTGATCGTGGCGGTCTGCAAGGCCTGCTCGGCCAAAATGGAGGTTACCGCCGAGGTGGAGGCCGAAGGGTTGCCACTGGTGGGCCATATTGCCGGGCACCCTTCCATGGCCCACTACTTGAAGGAAGGCTATCGGGTGATCACTTTTTAAAGATAATCCGGGTGACCGCCTGGTCGGCCAGTTCGGCCACATCCATCAGTTTTTCCAGTTGGTCGAGCATTGTGAGCCGCTGCTGCTCCGGGGCGCAGGCAAACTCCTGCTCCATTCGGCCCGAGGCGATGTACTGTTCCAGTTCCCGCAGGTATTCTTC
This window encodes:
- a CDS encoding DsrE family protein translates to MMAEKQILFAFRGDPLCFVHVLLNALDLHEQELGGWIVIEGEAVKLVGQISRPEHFLNAFYRQVREKGLIVAVCKACSAKMEVTAEVEAEGLPLVGHIAGHPSMAHYLKEGYRVITF